From a single Hyphomicrobiales bacterium genomic region:
- the cas6 gene encoding CRISPR system precrRNA processing endoribonuclease RAMP protein Cas6, with the protein MPSRWFVPIHGVDPQRVRLEFVHGAFSGWFDRTTAEHTAGDKPYAVSPLTNHRGQVGVQVGLLSDVAHQRFIDVTSAPTTVRLGNQIREIGQPKPLRQATWTALAREITDRQWTLDLVTPTTFRSGDRSSPLPAVETIVSGLARSWKLWCDQPDLVPLPTPTQVRSLWISDLDLTTEYVDMTINGRSVRFRGALGSITLRADDDDTARWAGPLLNYAAYAGVGSMRAKGLGVAELRRPRAERTRRSA; encoded by the coding sequence ATGCCTAGTCGTTGGTTCGTGCCCATCCACGGGGTCGACCCGCAGCGGGTTCGGCTTGAGTTCGTCCACGGAGCCTTCTCGGGGTGGTTCGACCGCACCACCGCGGAGCACACGGCTGGTGACAAACCGTATGCCGTGTCGCCGCTCACCAACCACCGCGGTCAGGTGGGTGTCCAGGTGGGACTGCTGAGTGACGTTGCGCACCAACGGTTTATCGACGTGACCAGTGCGCCCACCACCGTGCGCCTCGGAAACCAGATCCGCGAGATCGGGCAGCCTAAGCCGCTGCGACAAGCGACCTGGACAGCGCTGGCCCGTGAGATCACCGACCGCCAATGGACTCTCGACCTCGTGACGCCGACGACGTTCCGGTCCGGGGATCGCTCGTCGCCCCTTCCTGCTGTCGAGACGATCGTCTCGGGGCTGGCGCGCTCGTGGAAGTTGTGGTGCGACCAACCAGACCTCGTTCCACTGCCGACCCCCACCCAGGTGCGATCGCTGTGGATCTCCGATCTCGACCTGACGACCGAGTACGTCGACATGACCATCAACGGCCGCTCGGTCCGCTTCCGCGGCGCCCTCGGCTCGATCACCCTGCGGGCTGACGACGACGACACGGCGCGGTGGGCCGGCCCGCTGCTGAACTACGCGGCATACGCCGGGGTGGGGTCGATGCGCGCGAAGGGTCTGGGCGTCGCAGAGCTGCGGCGCCCGCGCGCAGAGCGCACCCGGCGGTCCGCCTAG
- the cas1 gene encoding CRISPR-associated endonuclease Cas1: MNPFIDPHLGCAAYAYRPGLGVADAVEAVVDLRESGAEWVLRTDVDDCFPTIPVDLARRRFGALVADSALLDVLDLLLARPANTDGRGRRHTGRAISGLAQGCALSPLLSNLVLVDLDAALLDRGHSVVRYADDLCVGASTRDEAWEAARCASTAVEELGMTLGADKTQVMSFAEGFTFLGEDFGPRYPPALTEARVDEPDRKVVYAAAQGSGVRVAKGRLVVESADDIELLSVPVSQVGRIVTFGAVGVSAGTRSWAVKADVDIVFASRRGAYEASLVGASSGPRVSRLRRQVAASEPGSPQALSVATAIVDAKISKQIILLRRLCDPSTADSAATAVSAMEALMRMLPDCRTTNEVMGLEGAAAAAYFPALGELMPPDLRFTTRSRQPPLDLVNSALSFLYTILLGECVTALYTAGLDPAFGLLHSDKDRRPSLALDLQEEFRPLIVDQVVAEAARQGRLRPEHARADGGGILLTKAGQGVLLDGYERRMLRRTRGALTDFTGTWRWHLYRQAQRLAATIMDPAQPWTGLAWRP; the protein is encoded by the coding sequence GTGAACCCGTTTATCGACCCGCACCTGGGCTGCGCGGCATACGCCTATCGGCCGGGCTTGGGCGTTGCGGATGCCGTCGAGGCAGTCGTCGACCTACGCGAAAGCGGTGCCGAGTGGGTCCTTCGGACCGATGTCGACGACTGCTTCCCGACGATCCCGGTCGACTTGGCCCGGCGACGGTTCGGCGCGCTCGTCGCCGACAGTGCGCTTCTCGACGTGCTCGACCTCCTGCTCGCCCGTCCCGCCAACACGGACGGCCGCGGGCGGCGTCATACCGGGCGCGCGATCAGCGGATTGGCGCAAGGGTGCGCGCTGTCGCCGTTGTTGAGCAACCTCGTCCTCGTCGACCTTGACGCTGCCCTGCTGGACCGCGGGCATTCGGTGGTGCGCTATGCGGACGACCTTTGCGTGGGCGCGTCGACTCGCGACGAGGCGTGGGAGGCGGCCCGCTGCGCCAGCACCGCAGTAGAGGAGTTGGGAATGACACTGGGAGCTGACAAGACTCAGGTGATGTCCTTCGCCGAAGGATTCACGTTCCTGGGCGAGGACTTCGGGCCGCGCTACCCGCCGGCGCTCACCGAGGCGCGCGTCGACGAGCCGGATCGCAAGGTCGTGTATGCCGCCGCACAAGGCTCCGGTGTGCGCGTGGCCAAGGGGCGCCTCGTGGTGGAGTCTGCCGATGACATCGAGCTGCTCAGCGTTCCGGTCAGCCAGGTCGGGCGCATCGTCACCTTCGGGGCGGTTGGCGTCAGTGCCGGGACGCGGTCGTGGGCGGTCAAGGCCGATGTCGACATCGTCTTCGCCTCTCGGCGCGGAGCCTATGAAGCGTCCCTGGTGGGCGCGTCCTCCGGGCCGCGCGTGTCGCGGCTGCGACGGCAGGTGGCCGCCTCGGAGCCCGGCTCACCGCAGGCCCTGTCCGTCGCGACTGCCATCGTGGACGCCAAGATCAGCAAGCAGATCATCCTCTTGCGTCGGCTTTGCGACCCGTCCACCGCAGACTCCGCTGCCACCGCGGTGTCGGCGATGGAGGCGCTCATGCGGATGCTGCCGGACTGCCGGACCACCAACGAAGTGATGGGGCTTGAGGGTGCTGCGGCTGCGGCATACTTCCCAGCCTTGGGTGAGCTGATGCCGCCGGACTTGCGCTTCACGACGCGGAGCCGCCAGCCGCCGCTGGACTTGGTCAACTCGGCACTGTCGTTCCTCTACACCATCTTGCTCGGAGAATGCGTCACTGCCCTGTACACCGCGGGCCTCGACCCCGCGTTCGGCCTCCTGCACTCGGACAAGGACCGCCGGCCGAGTCTGGCGCTGGATCTGCAGGAGGAGTTCCGGCCGCTCATCGTCGATCAGGTCGTCGCCGAAGCAGCGCGGCAGGGGCGATTGCGCCCGGAGCACGCCCGCGCCGACGGGGGCGGGATCCTGTTGACCAAGGCGGGTCAGGGCGTGCTGCTGGACGGCTACGAGCGGCGGATGCTGCGTCGCACGCGCGGGGCGCTGACAGACTTCACGGGGACCTGGCGGTGGCACCTGTATCGACAGGCGCAACGGCTCGCGGCCACCATCATGGATCCCGCCCAGCCGTGGACGGGGTTGGCATGGCGCCCGTGA
- the cas2 gene encoding CRISPR-associated endonuclease Cas2, whose protein sequence is MAPVTVIAAYDVTADHRRARLAALLQAYGDRVQRSVFLVRGEAAELAELHRRAEAMLDLDEDSLYFFAQCAPCWDGRVCVGQAHSPERVLYWTAL, encoded by the coding sequence ATGGCGCCCGTGACCGTCATTGCGGCGTATGACGTCACCGCGGACCATCGCCGGGCGCGGCTGGCGGCCTTGTTGCAGGCTTACGGCGACCGGGTGCAGCGCTCGGTCTTCCTGGTGCGCGGCGAGGCTGCCGAGCTCGCTGAGCTGCACCGGCGTGCCGAAGCCATGCTCGATCTCGACGAGGACTCGCTCTACTTCTTCGCCCAATGCGCGCCCTGTTGGGACGGTCGGGTCTGCGTCGGCCAGGCGCATTCGCCCGAGCGGGTGCTCTACTGGACCGCATTATGA